The Euphorbia lathyris chromosome 2, ddEupLath1.1, whole genome shotgun sequence genome includes a window with the following:
- the LOC136219003 gene encoding 11-beta-hydroxysteroid dehydrogenase A-like isoform X1, producing MFGNLDNFHLCCHYRSNLFAVVNNAGISSISLLEEATDITNFRTVMDTNFWGSAYTTRFAIPYLRRSRGKIIALSSSASWLPQPRKSIYNVMFLLYNKVELGSAVDVLIVTTGFIDAITVIWEP from the exons ATGTTTGGGAACCTGGACAACTTTCATCTCTGCTGCCATTACCGTTCCAA CCTATTTGCTGTAGTTAATAATGCTGGTATTAGTTCGATCTCTCTGCTTGAAGAAGCAACTGACATCACAAATTTTAGGACTGTAATG GATACGAACTTCTGGGGATCAGCTTACACGACTCGTTTTGCAATTCCATATCTCCGAAGGAGCCGAGGCAAGATCATAGCCCTTTCCTCCTCAGCCTCATGGCTGCCACAGCCAAGAAAGAGTATCTACAATGTAATGTTTTTACTGTATAATAAA GTCGAATTAGGGTCTGCTGTTGATGTGTTGATTGTGACAACTGGGTTCATTGATGCCATTACCGTCATATGGGAACCTTAG
- the LOC136219003 gene encoding 11-beta-hydroxysteroid dehydrogenase A-like isoform X2: protein MFGNLDNFHLCCHYRSNLFAVVNNAGISSISLLEEATDITNFRTVMDTNFWGSAYTTRFAIPYLRRSRGKIIALSSSASWLPQPRKSIYNVELGSAVDVLIVTTGFIDAITVIWEP from the exons ATGTTTGGGAACCTGGACAACTTTCATCTCTGCTGCCATTACCGTTCCAA CCTATTTGCTGTAGTTAATAATGCTGGTATTAGTTCGATCTCTCTGCTTGAAGAAGCAACTGACATCACAAATTTTAGGACTGTAATG GATACGAACTTCTGGGGATCAGCTTACACGACTCGTTTTGCAATTCCATATCTCCGAAGGAGCCGAGGCAAGATCATAGCCCTTTCCTCCTCAGCCTCATGGCTGCCACAGCCAAGAAAGAGTATCTACAAT GTCGAATTAGGGTCTGCTGTTGATGTGTTGATTGTGACAACTGGGTTCATTGATGCCATTACCGTCATATGGGAACCTTAG